One window of the Paenibacillus beijingensis genome contains the following:
- a CDS encoding ABC transporter ATP-binding protein, with protein sequence MEPKRKRNSFRQYGDILGRYLLPQRGSLITLAILLFVLIGLQLVNPQIIRFFIDHAQSEGALEPLYYAAGIFIGFSLLQQAVSVAAAYVGENLGWTVTNRLRGELAEHCLKLDMSFHKTQTSGSIIERVDGDVNNLANFFSGFLLNMAGNLLLMLGILILLFRENVLVGAAMTLFVVFAMFIIQYIRRFSVPVWGRWRQSNAEFYGFIGEHLEGTEDTRANGAAGYVMERFYGFLRRMLPIRIKAFLGFGSIWITTIIVFALGNAAAFAITAYLWKKGSLTMGTIYLIFYYTELLAQPIEKIRTQLEDFQKADASLTRIRELFAVQSAIKDGPGAPIPEGPASVEFEGMTFGYDDKPIVQDLSYRLEAGQTLGLLGRTGSGKTTLARLLLRFYDPQQGGIRIGGVNIRDCKLHELRSKVALVTQNIEILEGTVRDNLTLYGEGISDRSILKVLNDLGLSGWYASLPEGLDTILASGGGSLSAGEAQLLAFARVFLTDPALVILDEASSRLDPLTEQRIEEAIGKLLKGRTCIMIAHRLATVQRADRILILEDGRVAEEGGREELARNPESRFSRMLSVGLEEVMA encoded by the coding sequence ATGGAACCAAAACGGAAGCGAAACTCGTTCCGCCAATACGGCGACATTTTGGGCCGCTACTTGCTGCCGCAGCGCGGTTCGCTGATCACGCTTGCCATACTCCTGTTCGTCCTGATCGGGCTGCAGCTTGTCAATCCGCAAATCATCCGGTTTTTTATCGATCATGCGCAATCTGAAGGCGCTCTGGAGCCGCTCTATTACGCGGCTGGAATATTTATCGGCTTTTCGCTGCTGCAGCAGGCGGTATCGGTCGCAGCGGCTTACGTCGGCGAAAATTTGGGTTGGACCGTTACGAACCGGCTGCGCGGGGAGCTGGCGGAGCACTGTTTGAAGCTCGACATGAGCTTTCATAAGACGCAGACATCCGGCTCCATTATCGAACGGGTGGATGGCGACGTAAACAATCTGGCGAACTTTTTTTCCGGCTTCCTGCTCAATATGGCGGGCAATCTGCTGCTGATGCTCGGAATCCTCATCCTGTTGTTCCGGGAAAATGTGCTCGTCGGCGCGGCGATGACGCTGTTTGTTGTGTTTGCCATGTTCATCATCCAGTACATACGCCGGTTCAGCGTGCCCGTATGGGGGCGGTGGCGCCAGTCGAACGCCGAATTTTACGGCTTTATCGGCGAACATCTGGAAGGGACGGAAGATACGCGGGCGAACGGCGCGGCCGGTTATGTGATGGAACGCTTCTACGGCTTCTTGCGTCGCATGCTGCCGATCCGCATCAAAGCTTTTCTCGGCTTCGGATCGATCTGGATCACAACCATCATCGTCTTTGCGCTGGGCAATGCGGCGGCGTTCGCCATTACCGCCTACCTGTGGAAAAAAGGTTCGCTCACGATGGGCACCATCTATCTGATCTTCTATTATACCGAACTGCTCGCGCAGCCGATCGAAAAAATCCGCACGCAGCTGGAAGATTTCCAGAAGGCGGACGCCAGCTTAACCCGTATCCGCGAGCTGTTTGCGGTACAATCGGCGATAAAGGACGGTCCGGGCGCACCGATCCCGGAAGGCCCGGCCTCGGTGGAGTTTGAAGGGATGACCTTCGGCTACGATGACAAGCCGATCGTTCAAGACTTAAGCTACCGGCTGGAAGCGGGACAGACGCTGGGTCTGCTCGGCAGGACCGGCAGCGGCAAAACGACGCTGGCGAGGCTGCTGCTCCGCTTTTACGATCCGCAGCAGGGGGGCATCCGCATCGGCGGCGTCAATATCCGCGACTGCAAGCTGCACGAGCTGCGCAGCAAAGTGGCGCTGGTGACGCAGAACATCGAAATTCTCGAAGGAACCGTGCGCGACAATTTGACGCTGTATGGGGAAGGGATTTCCGATCGAAGCATCCTTAAAGTGCTGAACGATTTGGGGCTTTCCGGCTGGTACGCTTCGCTGCCGGAAGGGCTGGACACGATCCTCGCCTCCGGGGGCGGCAGCCTCTCTGCCGGAGAAGCGCAGCTGCTTGCATTTGCGCGCGTATTTTTGACCGATCCCGCTCTTGTCATCCTGGATGAAGCTTCCTCCCGCCTGGATCCGCTGACCGAACAGCGGATTGAAGAGGCGATCGGCAAGCTGTTGAAGGGCCGCACCTGCATTATGATCGCCCACCGGCTGGCGACGGTGCAGCGGGCGGACCGCATTTTAATATTGGAAGACGGCCGGGTGGCGGAAGAGGGCGGGCGCGAGGAACTGGCGCGCAATCCCGAATCGCGATTCAGCCGGATGCTCAGCGTCGGGCTGGAGGAGGTGATGGCATGA
- a CDS encoding GntR family transcriptional regulator → MSQANEAEIYREIKQAIIEQKLRPNMQLVEDVIAESFGVSRTPVRNVLRRLALEKLVKVIPYKGTFVSCPTVEEAKEVFEMRRVLEASAIRKLCHRLTDEQFQQLKQLLEEEHKIHIQGDMFGSLRITGDFHLKIAEMAGNFYYYRFLEELVSLTYVIIAFYGKRQTSFCHDHEQILLAIKQGDEHLAEQLIVEHLKQIETDLDFDDEHANPMNLSDIFKSRVEYERS, encoded by the coding sequence ATGTCACAAGCAAACGAAGCCGAAATTTATAGAGAAATCAAGCAGGCGATCATTGAGCAGAAGCTTCGCCCCAATATGCAGCTGGTTGAAGACGTTATTGCCGAATCGTTTGGAGTCAGCCGCACGCCGGTCCGCAATGTGCTGCGCAGACTGGCGCTTGAAAAATTGGTCAAGGTCATTCCTTACAAAGGAACGTTCGTTTCGTGCCCGACGGTTGAGGAAGCGAAGGAAGTATTCGAGATGCGCCGGGTGCTTGAGGCTTCCGCGATCCGCAAGCTGTGCCACCGCCTGACGGACGAGCAGTTTCAACAGCTGAAGCAGTTGCTGGAAGAAGAGCACAAGATTCACATTCAAGGGGATATGTTCGGATCATTGCGCATCACGGGCGACTTCCACTTGAAAATCGCCGAAATGGCCGGAAACTTCTATTATTACCGCTTTTTGGAGGAACTCGTTTCTCTGACGTATGTTATTATCGCTTTCTACGGCAAGAGACAGACGTCGTTCTGTCATGATCATGAACAAATTTTACTGGCCATTAAGCAGGGGGACGAGCATCTGGCCGAGCAGCTAATCGTTGAGCATCTGAAGCAGATTGAAACCGATCTGGATTTTGACGACGAGCATGCCAATCCGATGAACTTATCCGACATTTTCAAATCCCGAGTCGAATATGAAAGGAGCTGA
- a CDS encoding NCS1 family nucleobase:cation symporter-1 has product MESTNHAISLTNEDLAPVKPQERNWKAMNFASIWMGCIHNIPTYATVGGLIAIGMSPWQVLAVILIASLILYVALALNGHAGAKYGIPFPVFIRSSFGVVGANAPALLRGFVAIMWFGIQTFAGSTALNILLMNLWDGWGTLGGDWNLLGLHLPGLISFLLFWVLNILVLHHGMESIKKFEVWAGPLVYLIFGGMVWWAIDIAGGLGPIYAQSSKIASGDIFWVFTGAVTGIIGIWATLILNIPDFTRFAKSQKEQVKGQFWGLPGTFALFAFASITVTSGSQVAFGEPIWDVVEVLQHFDHPFVIAISVITLCVATISVNVAANIVSPAYDLANLFPKWITFKRGAYISAILALLTVPWKLMEQASSIFAFLGTIGGALGPVAGVMFADYFIIRKRTLVVEDLYKMNGIYSYYKGYNYRAFVATIIGAFISLIGQFVPEVKFLYDISWFVGVIAAFVIYTALMKLHPPAAEVTEDSKAVFSGKAG; this is encoded by the coding sequence ATGGAGTCGACAAATCATGCTATATCTCTGACCAATGAAGATTTAGCTCCTGTCAAACCGCAAGAACGAAACTGGAAAGCGATGAACTTCGCTTCGATCTGGATGGGGTGCATTCATAACATCCCGACTTATGCGACGGTAGGCGGATTGATTGCGATCGGGATGTCTCCTTGGCAGGTGCTGGCGGTAATTCTGATTGCATCGCTCATTTTGTATGTCGCGCTTGCCTTGAACGGTCACGCGGGAGCAAAATACGGCATTCCGTTTCCGGTCTTTATCCGTTCTTCTTTCGGCGTCGTCGGCGCAAACGCTCCTGCGCTCCTGCGCGGTTTCGTCGCGATTATGTGGTTCGGCATTCAGACGTTTGCCGGCAGCACGGCGCTGAACATCTTGCTGATGAATTTGTGGGACGGCTGGGGAACGCTTGGAGGAGATTGGAACTTACTCGGTCTTCATTTGCCCGGACTGATTTCATTCCTGCTGTTTTGGGTTTTGAACATTCTGGTGCTGCATCATGGCATGGAATCGATCAAGAAGTTTGAAGTTTGGGCAGGGCCGCTCGTTTATCTGATCTTTGGCGGCATGGTTTGGTGGGCGATCGACATCGCCGGAGGTCTAGGACCGATCTATGCCCAATCGAGCAAAATTGCATCCGGCGACATTTTCTGGGTTTTCACGGGAGCGGTCACCGGCATTATCGGCATTTGGGCGACCTTGATTTTGAATATTCCCGATTTTACCCGTTTTGCAAAATCGCAGAAAGAACAGGTTAAAGGGCAATTTTGGGGCTTGCCGGGAACGTTTGCGCTGTTCGCATTCGCCAGCATTACCGTTACTTCCGGATCCCAGGTGGCGTTTGGCGAGCCGATCTGGGATGTGGTCGAAGTTTTGCAGCATTTTGATCATCCGTTTGTCATTGCCATTTCCGTCATTACGCTTTGTGTGGCGACGATTTCGGTCAACGTGGCGGCCAACATTGTTTCGCCGGCCTACGACTTGGCGAATCTGTTCCCGAAATGGATCACCTTTAAACGCGGGGCCTATATTTCCGCAATCCTGGCATTACTGACCGTACCGTGGAAGCTGATGGAGCAGGCGAGCAGCATTTTCGCTTTCCTGGGAACGATCGGCGGAGCGCTCGGACCGGTAGCCGGGGTTATGTTTGCCGATTATTTCATCATCCGCAAACGCACCCTGGTCGTCGAAGACCTGTATAAAATGAATGGTATTTATTCCTACTACAAAGGATATAACTACCGCGCTTTTGTGGCGACGATCATCGGGGCATTCATCTCGTTGATTGGACAATTCGTGCCGGAAGTCAAATTTTTATATGATATTTCCTGGTTTGTCGGAGTTATCGCGGCCTTTGTTATTTACACGGCCCTCATGAAATTGCATCCGCCGGCAGCGGAAGTGACAGAGGACAGCAAAGCCGTCTTCAGTGGAAAGGCGGGTTAA
- a CDS encoding Leu/Phe/Val dehydrogenase, with the protein MNIFREIIDLGFEQVVFCHDRESGLKAVVAIHSTKAGPALGGCRMRAYMSEDEMIADALRLARGMTYKAAVYGLKYGGGKAVIWGSPATDKNPDKFHALGRFIEGLNGRYITGLDMGTTVSDMDVIRLETRHVTDTSGSIMAKGDFTAEMTAYGVYLGIKAAVKHRLGCDGVGGLTVAVQGLGKVGWRLCSYLHEAGAKLFISDLNKEAAAAAVRIFGAQQVPPDRIWMQACDVFAPCALGGILNDRTIPKLCCAVVAGAANNQLGLERHADLLQERNILYVPDYVINAGGIIITAGELDGGKEEELRSSVEAVQPMLLNLFRMAKDEGITALTAANRLAEQAL; encoded by the coding sequence ATGAATATTTTCCGGGAAATAATTGATCTCGGATTTGAGCAAGTCGTCTTTTGCCATGACAGAGAAAGCGGTCTGAAAGCGGTGGTAGCCATTCACAGCACGAAAGCCGGCCCGGCGCTGGGAGGCTGCCGGATGCGGGCTTACATGTCGGAAGACGAAATGATCGCCGATGCGCTGCGGCTTGCCCGGGGCATGACTTATAAAGCAGCGGTATACGGATTGAAGTACGGCGGGGGCAAAGCAGTTATTTGGGGCAGCCCCGCAACCGATAAAAATCCGGATAAATTTCATGCGCTGGGACGTTTTATCGAAGGACTAAACGGACGCTATATCACCGGACTGGATATGGGAACGACCGTGAGCGATATGGATGTGATCCGGCTGGAAACCCGTCATGTAACGGATACGAGCGGGTCGATCATGGCTAAAGGTGATTTTACGGCGGAGATGACCGCTTACGGGGTGTATCTTGGCATTAAAGCAGCCGTTAAACATCGGCTTGGATGCGACGGAGTCGGCGGGTTAACGGTCGCCGTGCAGGGGCTCGGCAAAGTGGGCTGGCGGCTGTGCAGTTACTTGCACGAAGCGGGGGCCAAGCTGTTTATTTCCGATCTGAACAAAGAAGCTGCGGCGGCAGCGGTTCGCATATTCGGAGCGCAGCAGGTGCCGCCGGACCGTATATGGATGCAAGCTTGCGATGTATTTGCTCCGTGCGCGCTTGGGGGCATTTTGAATGATCGGACCATTCCGAAGCTGTGCTGCGCGGTCGTGGCCGGCGCCGCCAACAATCAGCTTGGCCTGGAGCGTCATGCCGACCTGCTGCAGGAAAGAAATATTTTGTACGTCCCGGATTATGTCATTAATGCCGGCGGGATCATCATAACGGCGGGAGAACTCGATGGCGGAAAGGAAGAGGAATTGCGAAGCAGCGTGGAGGCCGTCCAGCCGATGCTGCTGAACTTATTCCGCATGGCGAAGGACGAAGGCATCACCGCGCTGACGGCGGCCAACCGGCTTGCTGAACAAGCGCTGTAA
- a CDS encoding sporulation protein YjcZ — protein sequence MSYVGGAGTGCGTPCYGGFTSIGAILVLFILLVIITKAFLFC from the coding sequence ATGTCATACGTTGGCGGAGCCGGCACGGGTTGCGGAACACCTTGTTATGGCGGTTTTACAAGCATTGGAGCCATTTTGGTTCTGTTTATCCTGCTGGTTATCATTACCAAAGCGTTCCTGTTCTGTTAA
- a CDS encoding NAD(P)/FAD-dependent oxidoreductase: MAKQILILGGGYGGLLTALTARQHLSAQDATITVVNRYQSHQIITELHRLAVGNLSEKAVALPLDKLLKGKDIDLKIGTVQEISPDSKQVKLASGTTLTYDALVIALGSETAFFGIPGLQEYSFTLKSVDDANKIRAHVEESVVKYAKSKNKADATFVVGGGGLTGIELVGEFADMLPGLCRKYGVDFEDISIYCVEAAPSILAGFPAELVERAQSSLEKRGVQFKTGLPITEMNGATVSLKDGSTIETNTLVWTGGVQGNSVVANCGIEVNRGRATVTDVLQSTSHSDVFIAGDSAVVMNEEAGRPFPPTAQLAWQMGETIGYNLFAYFNGTKLEEFTPVFSGTLGSLGRKDAIGMIGGNQTRLKGLPATLMKEASNMRYLSHINGLFALAY; this comes from the coding sequence ATGGCGAAGCAAATTCTGATTCTGGGCGGCGGCTACGGCGGTCTTCTGACTGCGCTGACGGCCCGCCAACATTTGTCGGCACAAGATGCGACGATTACGGTCGTCAACCGTTACCAATCGCACCAAATTATTACCGAGCTGCACCGTTTGGCTGTCGGCAATTTGTCCGAGAAGGCTGTAGCGCTCCCTTTGGACAAGCTGCTGAAAGGCAAAGATATCGATCTGAAAATCGGAACGGTTCAAGAAATCTCGCCGGATTCGAAGCAAGTGAAGCTGGCAAGCGGCACGACGCTGACGTACGACGCGCTTGTCATCGCACTGGGCAGCGAAACAGCTTTCTTCGGCATCCCGGGCCTGCAGGAGTACAGCTTTACCCTCAAATCCGTGGACGATGCGAACAAAATCCGCGCGCATGTTGAAGAGTCGGTCGTCAAATATGCGAAGTCCAAAAACAAAGCGGACGCCACGTTTGTCGTGGGCGGCGGCGGTCTGACCGGCATCGAGCTCGTCGGCGAATTTGCCGACATGCTTCCGGGTCTGTGCCGTAAATACGGCGTCGATTTCGAAGACATTTCCATCTACTGTGTCGAAGCGGCTCCAAGCATTCTGGCGGGCTTCCCGGCGGAGCTCGTTGAGCGCGCCCAATCGTCCCTGGAAAAACGCGGCGTTCAGTTCAAAACGGGACTGCCGATTACCGAAATGAACGGTGCAACCGTATCGCTCAAGGACGGAAGCACGATCGAAACGAATACGCTCGTTTGGACCGGCGGCGTTCAAGGTAACTCCGTTGTTGCAAACTGCGGCATCGAAGTGAACCGCGGCCGCGCGACCGTTACCGACGTGCTGCAGTCAACCTCGCATAGCGACGTGTTCATTGCCGGCGACAGCGCCGTTGTTATGAATGAGGAAGCCGGACGTCCGTTCCCGCCGACGGCACAGCTCGCTTGGCAAATGGGCGAGACGATCGGTTACAATCTGTTCGCGTACTTCAACGGCACGAAGCTGGAAGAGTTTACGCCGGTATTCTCCGGTACGCTCGGCAGCCTCGGCCGCAAAGACGCAATCGGCATGATCGGCGGCAACCAAACCCGCCTGAAAGGTCTGCCGGCTACGCTGATGAAAGAAGCGAGCAACATGCGTTATCTTTCGCACATTAACGGTCTGTTCGCGCTGGCTTATTAA
- a CDS encoding DUF1641 domain-containing protein — MSNNQQTATSVATETPAVQKDILDQLMKPEVQQSLTVLVDNLPKLAEMVTLLTNSYDVAKSLATDKVLINDFAGGIGEVVKPLVEKTKGVAQAAIEAGDKAQTETNTIGLFGLLKLLKDPNVQKSLRFTQAFLEALGEKQNK, encoded by the coding sequence ATGTCTAACAATCAACAAACGGCTACTTCCGTGGCTACCGAAACTCCGGCTGTACAGAAGGATATTCTCGATCAACTGATGAAACCGGAAGTTCAGCAGTCGCTGACGGTGCTGGTCGATAACCTGCCGAAGCTTGCTGAAATGGTGACGCTGCTCACCAACTCTTACGACGTTGCGAAATCCCTGGCGACGGACAAAGTTTTGATCAACGATTTTGCGGGTGGTATCGGCGAAGTCGTCAAGCCGCTGGTAGAAAAAACGAAAGGCGTCGCGCAAGCGGCGATTGAAGCGGGCGACAAGGCTCAAACGGAAACGAACACCATCGGTCTGTTCGGACTGCTCAAACTTCTGAAAGACCCGAATGTACAAAAATCGTTGCGCTTTACGCAGGCTTTCCTGGAAGCGCTCGGCGAAAAGCAAAATAAGTAG
- a CDS encoding ParM/StbA family protein, protein MSYHFLIGNDNGNSEHDIIVDGKLIRQPNVYCQVDKLPWSEDLSPESFIRNLHEQLIVTIDSPSAKPGMYYIGKFALVSGELLDNMQIGIDQKSELDLPIVNTLAQIAAVAVQKSYEENKQIPEKVEVRADMATCLPVTQHTDESAAKFESKFTAGTHHVTVHLNKTRVAVNIVFEYVKVIPEATPVTFALQKNSEGHWREGDIFAEFVETYGLEKDFTGAYFKDKRILHTDIGDGSTEYPITEGNKFLRQFVHGSHHGAGYAIEEALDDFNRIIHLPDSPRQFYSDVIKNPGHKYHGRAIKTLNRPLEGQARHIVQNIRKQLTKARNEIDIICVYGGGSILMRTQLYPMLKELCDEREIKLLYIPAEYAVTMNAEGLDAFVHGKIFEKLKSKNMQAV, encoded by the coding sequence ATGTCGTATCATTTTCTGATAGGGAACGATAATGGAAACAGCGAGCACGATATCATCGTGGATGGAAAGCTGATCCGTCAGCCCAATGTATACTGCCAGGTGGACAAGCTGCCGTGGAGCGAGGATTTGTCTCCGGAGAGCTTCATCCGCAACCTTCATGAGCAGCTGATCGTAACGATCGATTCGCCCTCGGCGAAGCCGGGTATGTATTATATCGGCAAGTTCGCGCTGGTGAGCGGCGAGCTGCTGGACAATATGCAGATCGGCATCGATCAGAAGAGTGAATTGGACCTGCCGATCGTCAACACGCTGGCGCAAATCGCGGCGGTTGCGGTGCAAAAGTCGTATGAGGAAAACAAGCAAATTCCGGAGAAAGTCGAAGTTCGGGCGGATATGGCCACGTGCTTGCCGGTGACGCAGCATACCGATGAGTCGGCGGCCAAATTCGAGTCCAAATTCACGGCCGGCACGCATCATGTGACGGTTCACCTGAACAAAACCCGCGTTGCGGTCAACATCGTCTTCGAATATGTGAAAGTCATCCCGGAAGCGACGCCGGTCACGTTCGCCCTGCAAAAAAACTCCGAAGGGCATTGGCGCGAAGGGGATATTTTCGCCGAATTCGTCGAAACGTACGGGCTCGAAAAAGATTTTACCGGCGCTTATTTCAAGGATAAGCGCATTCTGCATACCGATATCGGCGACGGATCGACCGAATATCCGATCACGGAAGGGAACAAGTTCCTGCGCCAGTTCGTGCACGGCAGCCATCACGGCGCAGGCTATGCGATCGAAGAAGCGCTGGACGATTTTAACCGGATCATCCATCTGCCGGACAGCCCGCGCCAGTTTTACAGCGACGTCATCAAAAACCCGGGCCACAAATACCACGGACGCGCCATTAAGACGCTGAACCGCCCGCTGGAGGGCCAAGCCCGGCATATCGTGCAGAACATCCGCAAGCAGCTGACGAAGGCGCGCAACGAAATCGACATCATTTGCGTCTACGGCGGCGGCAGTATTCTGATGCGCACGCAGCTCTACCCAATGCTGAAGGAGCTGTGCGACGAGCGCGAAATCAAGCTTCTGTACATTCCGGCCGAATATGCGGTCACGATGAATGCGGAAGGGCTGGACGCTTTCGTCCACGGCAAAATTTTCGAAAAGCTGAAGAGCAAAAACATGCAAGCCGTGTAA
- a CDS encoding MFS transporter, with product MNKRLALFFLIMFVVGTDTFLISPLIPTLQKQFHISTELSGWMMGAYALGYALFALIAGPLSDGWDRKKVMIAGMVCFSAATILCGFATSFWTMFLFRFLAGVSAAFASPQVWAAIPALFPPNKIAKAFGITTAGLAVSQALGVPIGSWLAVTNWSYPFFVIGAGSLLLALLIAFIVPELKPAQDAGAPSSLFGRYVPLIKSGTARGAFLAYFLFQFGNFAAFTFIGKWLTDRFGISVGAVGGVIVFLGLGNLVGSFGSAAIINKFNRFNTMAGAILLLIVCFLVLPHLPALAAVAAVYLIIFAVLGTIFPLMMGMLISLNPAVRGTISSLANSVMYGATTAGAWVAGLLYALFNGFAAVGLMTAVSMGASLLVFMASGVLAVQGAPKEAAKLNNNKA from the coding sequence ATGAATAAAAGGCTCGCTTTATTTTTTCTGATTATGTTTGTCGTCGGCACCGACACGTTTTTGATTTCCCCGCTTATTCCAACGCTGCAGAAGCAGTTTCACATTTCAACGGAGCTTTCCGGCTGGATGATGGGCGCATACGCACTCGGCTATGCCCTGTTTGCGCTTATTGCCGGACCGCTTTCCGACGGATGGGACCGAAAAAAAGTGATGATCGCCGGCATGGTCTGCTTTTCGGCCGCCACCATATTGTGCGGCTTTGCGACCAGCTTTTGGACGATGTTTCTGTTTCGCTTTTTGGCGGGCGTCAGCGCGGCGTTCGCTTCTCCCCAAGTGTGGGCCGCCATTCCGGCGCTGTTTCCTCCGAATAAAATCGCGAAGGCGTTCGGCATAACAACGGCCGGGCTTGCCGTCTCGCAGGCGCTCGGCGTACCGATCGGCAGCTGGCTGGCGGTCACGAACTGGTCCTATCCGTTCTTTGTGATTGGAGCCGGCTCGCTCTTGCTGGCGCTGCTGATCGCTTTTATCGTGCCCGAATTGAAACCGGCCCAAGACGCGGGTGCGCCATCTTCCTTGTTCGGAAGATACGTGCCGTTAATAAAGAGCGGAACCGCTCGCGGGGCTTTTCTCGCTTATTTTTTATTTCAGTTCGGCAATTTTGCCGCTTTCACGTTTATCGGGAAGTGGCTGACAGACCGGTTCGGCATCTCGGTCGGCGCAGTGGGCGGCGTGATCGTATTTTTGGGGCTCGGCAATTTGGTCGGCAGTTTTGGGAGCGCAGCAATAATCAACAAATTCAACCGTTTCAATACGATGGCCGGTGCCATTCTGCTGCTGATCGTATGTTTTCTCGTCCTGCCCCATCTTCCTGCGCTTGCGGCCGTCGCAGCCGTTTACTTGATCATTTTTGCCGTTCTCGGCACGATCTTTCCGCTCATGATGGGGATGCTGATCTCCTTGAATCCGGCCGTTCGGGGCACGATTTCCAGTCTCGCGAATTCCGTCATGTACGGCGCGACGACCGCAGGAGCCTGGGTGGCGGGCCTCTTGTATGCGTTGTTTAACGGGTTCGCGGCCGTTGGCCTGATGACGGCGGTTAGTATGGGAGCTTCGCTGCTTGTCTTTATGGCCAGCGGGGTGCTTGCCGTGCAAGGCGCACCGAAAGAAGCCGCAAAGCTGAACAACAATAAGGCGTAG
- a CDS encoding ArsR/SmtB family transcription factor, producing MTTNSVLDMEQRVKIFKALADPTRLEIVRTLHSNAKEMNCGEVGHLCEASKSNTSYHFRTLREARLINVRKEAQTKYMSINKETFHQYLPGFLDTL from the coding sequence ATGACTACTAACAGTGTGCTCGATATGGAGCAAAGAGTGAAAATTTTTAAAGCGCTGGCGGATCCGACCCGACTGGAAATCGTCCGGACGCTGCATTCCAATGCGAAGGAAATGAATTGCGGAGAAGTAGGCCATCTTTGCGAAGCTTCGAAATCGAACACTTCCTATCATTTTCGTACATTAAGGGAGGCCCGGTTAATCAATGTACGCAAGGAAGCGCAAACGAAATATATGAGCATTAACAAAGAGACCTTTCATCAATATTTGCCCGGATTTCTCGATACGCTGTGA